A stretch of DNA from Mycobacterium senriense:
GCCACCACCGCCGCCGAAGCCGCCGCCACCGCCGTGACCACCGCCGAAGCCGCCGCCACCGCCGAAGCCGCCGCCGGCGTGGCCGCCACCGAAGCCGCCGCCGGGAGCCGGAGCATGACCGCCGCCGAACCCGCCGAAGCCGCCGCCGGGTGCCGGGGCGTGTCCCCCGCCGAACCCGCCGAGACCACCACCGCCGGGTGCCGGGGCGTGACCGCCGCCGAAGCCACCGAAGCCGCCGCCGGGGCCGCCCGCCGGAGGTGTGGGAATGTGGCCGCCGCCCAGACCACCGGGACCGCCCGAACCTGGGGTGGGAACGTGCCCGCCACCCAGGCCACCGGGACCACCCGATCCCGGGGTGGGAGCGTGCCCGCCACCCAGGCCACCGGGACCACCGGAGCCCGGCGTGGGAACGTGGCCACCACCCAGGCCACCAGGACCACCCGATCCCGGCGTGGGCACGTGGCCACCACCCGAGCCACCGCCGCCCGACCCAGGTGTCGGGACGTGTCCGCCCGGACCACCCGAACCCGGCGTCGGGACGTGCCCGCCCGGGCCATTCTCACCGGGCGTCGGAGAGTGTCCGCCCCCGTAGTTACCGGGGCCGCTCGGCTTGGGCGGGGTGCCCTCGCCGGGGGGCGTCTGGTGCGGGGGTGACTGCGGCACGGTGACCTGCGGGGGCTGGGGCAGGTGCACAGGAGGTTGCGGCTGCACCGGTTGCGGGATGGAGAGACGCGGCGGGACCGCCAGCATCGGGGGCTCGACCGGGTCGGGAACCGGAATGTGCACGGGCACCGGAACCGGAACCGGGGGGACCACGACGGGAACCGGAACGATCGGCGCGGCGGGCGGCGGAGGCGCCGCCGGAAGCGGAACCGCGGGCAGCGGCGCGGCCACCGGCGGGCTCAACGGCTGCGGCGCCGTCGCCGGGGCGGGCAAGCTGATCTTCGACAGCGGTTGGGACGCCTGCACCGGCGCCGGCGCCGGGGCCTGTTCGGGCACGATGAGGTGCTGGCCCGGGGTGGGCTGCAAGGCAACGGTTCCCGTGGTGCGGATGCCGATCGCCAACGCGATCTCGAGCGCCAGCACCGCGCTGATCCCGACCACCGCCAGCCCGCTGCCGACCAGCAGGGCCGGGCGCCGCCTGGGCTGGCTCTCTTCGGGAAGGAAGAGCTTCTCGATGACGACGGTCGGCGACTCGGCGTCGTCGTCGCCGACCGCGCTGTAGGCGAACTCGTCGTCGCCGGGTTCTTGCCCGAACGGGACATAGAGGTATTCGGGAAGGGAGTACTGGTCGACCGCGCCGGTGCCCGGGTCTTGCGCATAGGCCAGCGCGGCGGTCGACGAGGCAAACAGCGGCGCGTTCGCCGACGCCAGTGCCGCCCCGCGAGCCAGCGCCGTCTCCGGCTCCTCGGCCACACTCACGTCGAGGAACGTCGTCGCCTGCAACACCGGCTTCAGCGGAGCGACGTCGATGCCCGAGCCGACCAAAACCAGGCCGCCCGGCAGGAGTTCCAGCTTCTGCATCCCGGCGACCATCGCGCTGAGCTGCTCGGCGGCGTCGCCGTAGGACTCGGCGTGAATCTGTTGTTTGTAGACGTCCGGGATGGAACCGTCGGAGGTCTCGACGACCGCCAGCGTCGCGGTGTCGGACTCGACCAGCAGCACGGCGGTGCGCTCGTAACCCATTGCCCCGCCGACGTTTTGCGCCAGCGCCGCCGCGGCCAGAAAGGCCGAGACCAGCATCACGTTGTCGATCCGGTGGGCGGCCAGCGCGTCGCGAAGCGCCGCGGCTTCGAGTTGATCCGTCCACGTCACGCCGATCGATGACAGCTCGAGACCGGCATCGA
This window harbors:
- a CDS encoding DUF7159 family protein, whose product is MAPSSIQMVVLEGEYADGATVEEDTFDVTDVDDTATTTGPDQVISAILGTREGAVDAGLELSSIGVTWTDQLEAAALRDALAAHRIDNVMLVSAFLAAAALAQNVGGAMGYERTAVLLVESDTATLAVVETSDGSIPDVYKQQIHAESYGDAAEQLSAMVAGMQKLELLPGGLVLVGSGIDVAPLKPVLQATTFLDVSVAEEPETALARGAALASANAPLFASSTAALAYAQDPGTGAVDQYSLPEYLYVPFGQEPGDDEFAYSAVGDDDAESPTVVIEKLFLPEESQPRRRPALLVGSGLAVVGISAVLALEIALAIGIRTTGTVALQPTPGQHLIVPEQAPAPAPVQASQPLSKISLPAPATAPQPLSPPVAAPLPAVPLPAAPPPPAAPIVPVPVVVPPVPVPVPVHIPVPDPVEPPMLAVPPRLSIPQPVQPQPPVHLPQPPQVTVPQSPPHQTPPGEGTPPKPSGPGNYGGGHSPTPGENGPGGHVPTPGSGGPGGHVPTPGSGGGGSGGGHVPTPGSGGPGGLGGGHVPTPGSGGPGGLGGGHAPTPGSGGPGGLGGGHVPTPGSGGPGGLGGGHIPTPPAGGPGGGFGGFGGGHAPAPGGGGLGGFGGGHAPAPGGGFGGFGGGHAPAPGGGFGGGHAGGGFGGGGGFGGGHGGGGGFGGGGGGGGHR